In the genome of Siniperca chuatsi isolate FFG_IHB_CAS linkage group LG14, ASM2008510v1, whole genome shotgun sequence, the window CTGGACAGCCCAGTGGAGCATTTTGTCACACTATGAAATGATCCAATGTGAAgatttattattcttattactataaatatatatataaaaagagaaATCACTTTTATTTGTGGATATTACAGGGAAGAATTGATTTGGTTAATAAAGTCCTTAGTCATGTTTGCACATCTCGTTTTAATTAGGAAATTGAGTCTCTGTTGATCTTTCTCTGTGTCCCATTCTCTGATGGTGCAATATGAAAAAAGATATGAAAAGTATATGAAAACTATTGctctatactgtactgtaatgaTGAAAAATAACTATGTTGTGAGTATACTTACAGGGCCGGACATTCTCGAGCTATGTATTCAGGTGTAGTTTACCACTGCTTGTTTGCCAAGGTGGTAGATGATGTTAGCTAGAATAGGGAGGGTTAATGGTTTGCACTTCACAACACCCCGACTCAAGTGTGTCCAGATAGATCCCTCTACTCTCAGTGCACTAGGTAGAGTCTTCAGGGCTCTCACTCTCCTCAGTAGATTTACTGTTGCTGCATTGCAGTAATGCTCCTCTACAGGGAAAAAAAACGTGAGACAATCCAGCAGAATCCCCCCTTCAAACCAAACCTATAATATCTAtgggaaatataaaaaaaaatgtggataTACGTAAGAAACTGTTTTTCGTTCCTGTCTACCCTGGCCCatttctgttctttttgtttctttgagtTAGCCTGAAGGGAGAAGAGTTTGATCCAAAATGCTGTGAGGTCATTATGTCAGTTTCTATGATTAGTTTCTATGATTAACTGTCTTCATTAtgattatacattttaacaaaaaaaaaaaaatgtcactttttatttttaacatgagTGTTCACCATGGTGGCACTGGAATAAAGAGAAACTAACACAAAGTTCAAATTTGATTAATAAAATGGCTGTTCCCCAACGTGTCCTCCACGGGTTTGACATGAGTGACTGATGGTGATGCGGCGATGAAGCAGTCGCACGGCAGAGAGTGGGTTCGAGGCTCTGCTCTCTGGCTGTTTGGATCGTGAATCTCAGCAGGAGACCACAAATCCTCACCTATTTTCATCATGACGGCAGTGAGATGTCCTCAAGGTAGTCAGCAATGAGAGTTTTTTTATGTTGGTCAGTCAAATCATCGTCTGGGATTCTGTAGCTTCCGTGCCTGCAGGTGGCAGTGTTGCCAAGGGATATGTTGCTCACTAATCTTCCTCCATGACCTTTTATCCCAAATGCCAACATCCGCCTGCTGTGTGAAGAGTGCAGTTTGGAAACTGCCTCTGTGAGGTTACAGCAACCTGACATCTTTAAAGGATACGGGCATTATAAAGTTAACAAATTCAAAGAACTAATCACACTTAAAGATTGTGGAAACACTTAATGGTGATGCAGTTTGCATTTCTGgaccattttgttgtttagtggtgtgttgttgtttttctttccaccaATAATTTCTTCCCGGTGCATGATCAGATAAACTTCAGGCCTCTTAACCCAGAAGAAGCAGGTgaggaaaatgaatgaataaatgaaaaagtacCTGGATCATAGGCCGACATTTTTGAGAGATCAGTAAACATCAAGCAGTTTTTGTGTCAGCAAGAACACAGAATTCAACTGTAGAAGAATCTGAGAAATCAGTTTCCCCACCGAGAAAGCCCCAAAAGACCAGAATGCAACCAGAGACATTTTGTAATATATGGGGTGTAGCTATAAACTgaagctgtgtcccaaatccatactacacACTAACTCTAAGCAGTTATGAGTATGtggtgtgttcacactggataAGTGACGTAAGTATAAATTACAAATCAGTCAGAATGCAACCAGATTTTTCTGCTGTTGATGGCCATTGctctcccacaatgcagtgcatATGGGAGATGGAGGAGCTTCTCATggctggaaaaaataaaactaattgtggatggtggtgactataaaatattggaaaaacattttgctgtcaCTTTGTTAAATTGAAGTGGCAGAagcattgtaaaataaaaaagtgttacTGCTTTTGCATGGCACACAtattgcatcatttcctgttagttttCAGTATGTTGATTTCTCGAATACTAACAGCaaaaacagtatactgtaagATTAGGATATACTATATATTGTATACAGTTTAGTAGTATAAACATGTCCCAGATCCACCTGCCATTAATGGTGTAGTTGTCAAAAGGCATTTTGGGAAAGGTACGCAATCACAGGGCAGAATTAAGTTACAACCATGAATTACAAAATGTGCTGAACATTATGTCTGGTTCTgtttgaggtttctgcctcttaaaggaagtttttccttgccactgtcgccaaatgcttgctcatggtgggatttgttgggtctctgtaattaatattataaagagtttggtctagacctgctctataggaaaagtgcaatgagataactcctgttatgaattggcgctatataaataaaattgaattgaattgaattgaattgaattaaatccGTCAGAGTGTCTGAGGGTAAATCTCTCCTTTAATAAAGTCAgtgtaaatttaaaatgttaagaaaTGACACCAATAGCTTATAAAGATTCATTCTAAAGCTTACAATAGGTGTAAAGTGTTATGTCCTTTTGAGCATTATAAAGAATATCCTTGCTAAACTAGTTGACTTTCCAACCTGCCACTCTGAAGCTTCTGCCTGAGCCTCGCATGTCTGCCTGCTAAATTGCTTCCATGGTCTTATGTCACAAGACAGCGGGTTTAGCAGGAGGGCGTATTACTCAGCATGACAACTATATCTGCCATCCACCGCTGAAGTCCACAACAAATTAAGCGTGGCAACAGAGATTTACTTGATGCCACACTTGGCAGTTAATAACTGCTGTCATAAATAAGGTTAAGGCGAACTGAATTATTCCCTCTGATCAGCCTGAGAAATATGAAGCTGTCGCCAGCAGCGCTGTGGAAATGattctgaaaatgtaaagtaaTAAGTATGGATGTCTGTCCCAGTGCAGAAGTAGAGCAATGAGCACTGTACCTTCCTCAGTTTGCAGCTGGAAGCTGGCATTGTTTATGTTTCGTTTGTTGGATTCAAAGatattttttctcctctcaAATTAATTTATTGGGTTAATGAGAAGGACTTCATGGATTTCTTCTCTGATGTGGCACTGAGCAATCTCTACAGTAAAGTACTACTTTACTAATCTGTTCATCCTCACAAAAGACAACACATTCAGTCTGGTTATAAGTGCACTTTCATTTATACAGAGTATAAGTATAAGGTTTATTCATCTGTATTTCCTCTTGTGAGCATGTCAGTTTATAACCAAATATGGGCTTCATAAATATCATAAACTAACACACCTGTATTTGTAACCAGTTGATAATGAAACAGGATATGTCATCACTTCCTGATGAGGAAGCTGATAATTGGTTAAATGGTCTTCTTCCACTAAGATTTATCTTAACATGACAAATTTCACACGTGCATACAAAAATGCATAATTATTTGAagcatttaatttaacttttatttctttatatttggtTGCTCATATTTTAAACCTCACATGACCCCCTGTCCTCTGAAGCACAGATTAATATTAGAGAGTCTCTCTTGCCAGGAGTCAGTGGCTTTCTGACCCAGGAGATAAAGCGCTGCCTGGAATTTACCATCTCGTACTGTGGAGCCTCCAGATTGCAAGAgcatattttgtgaaatatctaAGCAGCATTGTTCTTTGAGTGGCATGTTCTGGGTATTTTAGATTGGTCTTGTAGTGTTAGGCCAGTCTTTGAGACCGACTTATTTTAAGCCTAAAACGTTTCCATGGAAACAATCAGTGACACCGAACATGGCTCataatttgtggttttctaACAATGCTGTGGAGCGAGTAATTAGAATGAAAAGAGTTTTAGCAAGCAGTAGTAGTTTAGTAACCTGTTGGAAATATGCAGCAGTGAGGACATcgttagttgtttttttttggccagAGAAGCTGTCCTGAGCCTGGCTGGCGAGTTAGCAGAAGTACTGAGCTGAGATTTTATGCTGCTGGAAGtgttttgtattattacattctAAACTGAATTTTCCCAGTAAAATGTTAAGACAGTTAAATTCTTGCAGAAGGCAAAACTCTACTGGAGTTAATGGAGCTGAGTGGTTTGTTGTGGTTTCTTAGTCGGCCTTGGTCTTGAAAAAGTCTTAATTTAACCAGAATTCATAGCAAATTAGTCCTACTTAAGATAGTCAAGAACTAGACACCTTTGTGCAACGGATGGATTCAGACATCTACCTGAAGTATGACTATTAGTTTGATCTAAGCCATAGTCAAAGTCTATCTTTGTGAAACCGGCTCCGGGTCCTTCTGGAAGTCTCTGAAACTTGACACTTGACTGTTGCTAAAAAATCTACTTAAATCCAGAAGCCCTGGATTTGTATCCAAGAGTCAAAGGTGGTTTCTGttaaccatgaccacagtctttgcctaaccttaaccaaatgtTGTAGGGGCAGTGGATCAGAACACACTCATATGTGTTAGGTATAACACATATGAGTGTGTATGAGGTATAGGGGTATAAAAACTTGTTACTACACTAATGCAGATGTTTTTTCTCAAATCAACTAAGTGCAAGTTAATGTGCAATATATGCACATTAAATGCATAAAACCATTCGAACTGTACTGAGTACTGTACTGAGTGTGTACATACTAACCTGTACTACAGTATGTGGTGATTTAGTGCATCAGTGATTGAGTTCATTACAAGGTCAAGGTTCATATCAGTTAAGTATTCCAAAATGCTTATTCAGCCTTTTGTTtgaccttttatttttttttaaaacaagatcGTAATCGATTGTAATAAATCTATCTGAACATACGTAGTGTAGTCTAGTGGACAACAGGACTCACTGCAGCCACATCTGCTAACTGGAACAATTTGAAATGATAGAAAGTCAACTTGCACTCCTTTCCAATCTTTATTTATTGCTCTggatgtgtgtatatgcatgtgtgtgtgtgtgtgtgcatctgtcagCTTGCGTGCATaactgtgtgtgcttgtacatTAAACTATGTGTGAGATATCTGTTTAAATCACGCTGGAACAAGAACAAGGAAAGAAACACAATTGGAATTAAATCACAAGCACAACATCTGCCGACAAAGACACAACTCAGAGAGGGTCAAGTCATCAAAAGACACGATGAGGGGACGCCTCCGACATCAAAATACAAATTAGATATTGATTTGCTTTTAAAAGCATCAGTCATACCGTGTAAAAGAACTAGCAACTGTATGGGATCATTTTACCCAGCCAGAGGGAAATGCCATTAACAGACCTCCAGTAGAGCTGAAAAATCTTTTGATTATGACGCCTTGCTAGGACTGTCGATGAAATCATGACCCGAGTGTCAGTCACAGCAATGCATGTGGCTTTATATTCCCCCTGAATTAAAGATAATCATTGTTTGACAATTTATGAGAAGACTTATTTTAGGTTGTTGTTAACATGGGTATATTacactgaatgtgaaaaattatcAAAACTTTAAGCTCTACTGCAGCTACACTGTGAAGTGTTATtgaagtaaaaaacaaatagCAAAATGATAAGAAAGCTTTAAATACATACATCCAGAATTTGACCATATATaattgttatatactgtataatagtCATTATAAGTTAGTAATTACACACAGACTTTCACAAAGATACTATTTAGCCCCTATTTAACCTTGAGGaatcccacccccacccctccttttCAGTTCATGACggtgcagtttgattgacatgcATGACCAGGCCCACATCAAGTGAAGACGCAGCTGACAGCGCCTGCTCTAAGACTTCACATCCTGCTTCTTTTTCTGGAATTTCCTGAACTGCGACTGGATGGCCACGGCGGCCTTCTCCGTCTCCGGATCTTGCATGTCGATGTCAAAGTCCTGCGGGAGGTTGTTCTTCTTCTCAtctggggagaggagagggggaatgGTGAGAAGAAGGCAGGATTGATGTGTCTCAGTAGCTTTATGAATCTGCAGGAGAGAGATTCACTTCTTGTTCATACTCaaactgtttttatgttgtatgATGTTTATGATGACAACATTCTACAGATTGCAGATGTCCAACAAGTTGCCTAGCAGGCACTTCTAGCTTCCTGGGGTAATATTTTCCTCCCAGtactgcactttgtgtttagtgctaactagctaatgttagcatgctaacacactaaactaagaaggtgaacatggtaaacattacctgctaaacatcagcatgcaagtattgtcattatgagcaagttagcatgttgacattagcatttagctcacagcaCCACTGTGCTCAAAGATTTGagagagcacaaaacaaatttgagCGCTACTCAGTATGCTCAGTATGTGAGCGCACAGACAtgttacttgtttttgtttttaaaagagaaaagacttcaaGGATGAAGACTAACTGGTCGGTTTGGCAAAAGAGCAGCGCAAAGCCGCTTCCCTGAGCTTTTCTATGGGAACTATCCAGGACCGTCTCCCACGCAGTGGCTGAGACAGTTCCAAACGGGGCTGCTGATAACTAATACTTTGTTTTCAGAGTTAGACTGTTCTATAATTCTCAAGACAATTATTTAGACAATAAATTGACACTAAAACTCAGGTCAGCCCCTGCCTCACCTATTCAAAGAGAGGGTAAACTCTGGGAAGGGAAGCCTATAAAAGAAcaattatttttacataaacataacTGAACCAATAAATGGAATCATAAAACGAGCAAAGAAAATCCAATTTCATACAATTCCTTTTACAGGCAGTTTTTTCTCCGTTGCCGTGTTAAAGGAGTGACCTCATTTGTGTCAGACGTAAATGTCATTACAAATGTCTCACATTCAATAAAAGGACAGTACAGAGGCCCGCATATCATAAACGAGGCTAACGAGGCAACTGCTCTCCACAGTCTGATCGAGAAGACGTTGGTCTTTTATGACAAAATCCTCTAATCATCAATTTATAAATAAGCTGCCATCTTTTCCATTCAAGCAGCAAAGCAACTCCTTTTTACTGCATACCCTTTAATCCTCCTGTGTGAAGAGCATGAGACATGCCTcactgaaagaaagagaaaggctgCTGatttaaagctccagtgtgtaggatttagtggcatctagtggagaaattgcagtttgcaaccatttgaataccgctcccctcacgcaaaaggccctatctagagcaagctcctcctaaatgttacacaccgGACCTTTAAAGAttcaacatcacaaaaacatatCATATACAGCAAAGACACATTCTCAGTGCTAAAGTGCCCAAATAGTGAGTGTACAGTGAAGACTGCCAGTGCTGACTGCTCAGACACACATGAAGCAGATGTGGGGAGTGATTCAAACAAGCGAAAAGCTTCAGTTTTACGGGATGCGACACAGTCAGTTGTATATTCAAGCAACATAGTTGTCATGCAGTACAGTGCTCCGAGCTGACCTGCTAAGCAAGGTGTGCACTCTATAGCATTAACCGAGATTTTTCCAAATGGCGTAATGACTTACGTTTAGATGGAACCTTTTGTTGACCTTGAAGCCCTTGGATGATAcatgataatgaaaacaaattcacaTTCCATGATTGCAGGAGCCACACAAacctctcagtctctctcacacacagcttCCTTCTCTAAAATTACACAGGCTCCACGGGGTCGATGCCCTTTACACTACAGAGGGCGTAAGACTTTATAAGCCAGGCACATCACACTTTCAGTAATGTGTTGTGCTGCTGCATGAATGAATCAAATTGCCACAATAGATGATGGGATTATTTCCATAAGAGGTTTGTGAAAGGTCATGTTCAAATTGGTTCCTGTGAGATTTAAGGCAACCTAAGAGTATATGGACAATGACTGATGAAGGCTCAGTCTGAAGAATGCTAACCACATAACCACAAAAAGGTGACTTGCGAAGCCAAGCAATGACTGTGAAAACTGAACCACAAGTTAGACTAATATACTAACAAGCAATGGAAAAGCGAAACATTTATTCCCTCAAACTGTGACATACGATGTCCGTAGGGAAAGGGTAAGTTATTGATTTTCATACAGACATGATGCCCTTTCAGTCACTCCCAACTGGTCAGCCTTATTCAGTATCACAAGTCATTGTTAGCTCGTGAGCTAGTTGGCAGCTGGATGGCAGATAGCCATCCACTTGGGACACAGTAGTATAACTGTCCATTGAAAGACTTGTGAAAAGATGTGAAGAGGACCTTCATAATGTTTATGGTGAAGAtaattggaaaaaaatgtattcagtcctccaattttctttttctttataataatttgttaatttattgtttaaagTGTAAATTGCTTTTGGAGTTGATCAAATATAGTTCTGGTCATGTCAGGCCAACTGATTAGTATTGATATTGCTTTAAATTATAGCCTGCAAATTACATTGTAGATATTTACTACATGTGGGGTATCAAAAAATACTTGGGTACCTATACAGAGACAAATATGTAACTACAAGGGAAGAAGACAAGAGGTTAGGGGATGAGGGGTAACAACTTTGTGTTTAAGTGATACTTaatacttaaattaattaaattaactaACATTATTACTGGGCAACAAAGCAGGAAAATTGAGGGAAAGGGGATAACAGTGTTgatatttcaattaaattactTATGGCACCAAAATGTGTGAgctgtaatctaaagcgttACTGTTCAATTTTGAAGCACAATATTTGTAAAAGATCCTGGCCATCTACAGAGGAAACCTTGGACTCACATAGATCGAAGCTGGACAACCTTCTTTTCTTAGCAACAAAATGCATACTGTTTAATTAGATCTGTGATGTCTACAGAAACGCCAGGATCCCTCAGTGTACTACTCTACACAATATTAATTGAGGGATAGTGTGTTCTTCTTAACATCTTTACTGTACAAGGGATCAATTGTCGTATCACTCccttcttttttcccttctttcccctctctcttgtATTTTAGGCCTATGATGTTTGATATTGTGATAATGTGTtgagttttaaataaatatgatgaATTTATATGTCCTAAACTGTACATATATTTGAGTTAATTAGAGTTCAGTAACTCTCCTAAACCAACAATGgtaagaagtaaaaaaaaaagtgtgaaagtgtgaaaatgGGCAAATGTCAAATGAATGCTATTCACGCCTCTTTCAAATTCAATTAAGCTGCCTAAAAATCCGTCCCGATCACTGCCGGGATGTTTCCCTCTGGACTGAGCCTGAGCTGCAAAACACTTCATCATCCGAGAAGTTGGGACAGAAATCCATTTTAACACAGGGTCTGAACAGTGTTATCAGCAGACccagagagagacgagaggagaCACCTTGTCTCCAGGTATGTAGGGCTGCTTTATGTGCTGAATGGGGCCATGGAGCCATTTAGCAGTGAATGGGCTGATAGTAACCTGCTGCATCCATTGTGCTAGGAGAAGGTTGACTTCAAGGAGTGAAGGAGATTACATTCAGTGATCCCTCTGTGTATTGTATCATATACTGCCATGAAGCCTAATTTTGTAAATGTGCTGATGGCAAAAAGCACTtaaaagatatacagtatcCGTTGGCATGGTTGAAACTAGGAAACCCTGTAACACGACACAGCCTGCGAATATTCATAATAACATATCAGCTTTTTTCAAAGCTTAGTTAGCATCTGTTAATTCTGCAAGCCAGGGAGGAAATGTCAGACTGATTTATTGGTCTCACCTGAGCTTAAGGAGGTCATGAATAAAAGCGATTCAATGATCTGAGGTTCATTAGAAACAGTATTTGTTAATTGCATATGCTAATTAACACCATTTATGAATATCAAAGGAATATTGAGATTTTTGAGGTATACAGTATGGCTATAAGCTGCTACAAATA includes:
- the pcp4a gene encoding calmodulin regulator protein PCP4a isoform X2, with translation MSERQASGATSGNSKPSAGQDEKKNNLPQDFDIDMQDPETEKAAVAIQSQFRKFQKKKQDVKS
- the pcp4a gene encoding calmodulin regulator protein PCP4a isoform X1 — protein: MSERQASGATSGNSKPSAGQGLQGQQKVPSKHEKKNNLPQDFDIDMQDPETEKAAVAIQSQFRKFQKKKQDVKS